The Candidatus Culexarchaeum yellowstonense genome segment CAAGAACACTGAATTCGATTTAGAGGATGATGTATGGATGGATAAGGTGCCCCTACCATAAACCCTCTCCTTTTTTATTTTTATTATTTGGATTCTGCTAACTTAGCATTACTTTAGAGAAGAAGCTTAATTGGTCTAAAGAAGTATCTCATCATAATTGTTAAACAATTCGGAACATATAAATGAGAAAGACTTAAGGAAAGGTTGACATTACCTTTATTGTACTATGAAGTAGAACATAGAAAAACATTTAACCAGCCGCCATGTTATTTCCCGTGATATGAAGTATAGGCTACTAGTAATGATTTTACTGGTGGCAGGGCTATTAGTTGCAGGAAGCTACGCATACGTAGTGCAGCCAATACGCAAGACTATAACTGAAACTGGAATATTAGACGTAAAAAACGCTTCCGATCTAAGTATAATACACCAGAGTATAACTGAAAACACGCCTACTAACAATATAGAAACCTATAAACAAGCTACAAACAACATTCAGCAAATACTCACTGAGCCAATATTACTAACAATAGTAGTAGACGGTGTAGAGTTCGCACCTGGCTCCACATTACGTCTCACAGCTCAGATCCAGAATACAGGCTTAGAAGATGTATTACTAGAATATTTTACTGGCCAACTATTCGAGGTTATAATTAGAGACGAGGCTGGAACACCTCTGTATGTACACAGCGATACAGGCTTCCATAAATATCTCCTAGCCGCTCCACTACATCTAAGATTGGCACCTGGCGAAAGCTACTCACAATTAATAGAAGTAAAACTGATCCATACTAGAGGAGCAGAGAAAGGTAGCCCATTACCCCCAGGTATCTATACGTTGACGGTTTACCTCACAGCGGCGGTGGAAAAACATCCATCTAAGACGATAAACGGACTCAAAGCCTATACATCGGTGTCAACCACTATCACGATAAAGCCTTAATATGACAGCAACCACACGACAGATGCATCCATAACCATAAGACCCCGGCATATTTAGTAACAGTTCTACTATTCCTTTCTAGGATCAAGGCTTAATTAGTAGCATCCTTTTATCAGCGAGATCAGGTACAAGTGAGAAGATGTAAGGGTTTTCGAATTGACGACCTCTCCGCACCTATTAGATCTTAATAAGCTTGTAAAAGGCGAGGATGACACGATCTTTCCTTTTATGTCTCAACCGCATGGAAAAACTTTACATAGAGTATATACATAATGTCTGGGTAAGGGGCTATACAGCTATACATCCATATCTCCTCGTAGATGGGGGAATCCATTATCTCATCTCATACTCTAGCTTCCTGAAGTCTCCTCTAAACAGTTGCATATGAACCATACTCTATAGGCATCTCACACATCTACAATCAGTAGCAGCAACGTATAGGACAACGATCAATGATTTGTCATCGCTTGAAGCCCTTCTATTACTCATAGGCTTAGGTGGAAGGAAAGTTGAGATAATACTCCACTCATCATCAGTTAATTCACGAAACTCCGTAAACAAAATAAGCAACAGAAGACTTAAATATTCTGAAAAACTTCTAAGATAACAGTATCTCGATGGTAGTATAGGAGTTTGGCTTAAATATTATTGAGGCTGGTTCCTCATCTGCTGGATACTCGAAGAGCATGTCACCCTCACAATAAGTATTGGGGGCCACTAATCGAAGATACGGGAAGACTTCATATTCCATAGCATGCTCCACGACTTCTTCACTAACATCTTCATATGGTATAAACTCTAGATACCATGGCAGTACTTCATCATACGCTGACCCCTTATCCGTAACCAACACTAGACCACCTATAGGGCATCTAATTGCTTCCTCCCCCACATTAAGAGCCCACAATTTCACCATGAGTATCTTCATACCTTCATGAGGCTTATAGTAGC includes the following:
- a CDS encoding BsuPI-related putative proteinase inhibitor; translation: MKYRLLVMILLVAGLLVAGSYAYVVQPIRKTITETGILDVKNASDLSIIHQSITENTPTNNIETYKQATNNIQQILTEPILLTIVVDGVEFAPGSTLRLTAQIQNTGLEDVLLEYFTGQLFEVIIRDEAGTPLYVHSDTGFHKYLLAAPLHLRLAPGESYSQLIEVKLIHTRGAEKGSPLPPGIYTLTVYLTAAVEKHPSKTINGLKAYTSVSTTITIKP